From a single Cotesia glomerata isolate CgM1 linkage group LG6, MPM_Cglom_v2.3, whole genome shotgun sequence genomic region:
- the LOC123266514 gene encoding nuclear pore complex protein Nup50, whose translation MAGKRNATSELNHDNWNNEEEPEDAGTFTAASPEELQKRVVKTAKRRIVPGSEAPPTKNAFGSFSGFKVSSAAPTSAFSFLSKSSTTTASLPTSTATKTTSIFSKITPTTNGTKATDNGLSSSSSTKLNDSSKPTTTTTPTTTTSSIIAKSTNKVEEAANKNKEIFAMSSEYYAKLKDLNQSVSQWIKTHVDSNAFCILSPIFRDYENHLKIIQIQYGKSCEKEKSSQEEEKKKSPSGIFTSGQSTASTSAPVSSSASTSVELPSSDKPPASIFRSTQSKSIFSGISSATSSAKELSSNKEADSDKNKNASSIEKKSLTFPQTTSLFSFGSSNSGSPASFTFGSAKPHSFNIGKCVPEESRDEDKDDEDEPPKVEIKPVTEEGAIYEKRCKVYLKNKETGAFSDRGIGVLFLKPTPNEKTQLIVRAETTLGNLLLNTLLTKAVPTKKINKNTVMLMCLPLADSKPPPVPVYLRVKTSEDADALLEALESNKK comes from the exons ATGGCAGGTAAAAGGAACGCAACTAGTGAATTGAACCACGACAATTGGAATAATGAGGAAGAACCAGAAGATGCGGGAACATTCACAGCCGCATCACCGGAGGAGTTACAGAAGAGAGTTGTTAAAACTGCTAAGCGGAGAATAGTTCCTGGatcagaa GCTCCTCCAACAAAGAACGCATTCGGTAGTTTCTCCGGCTTCAAAGTATCCTCAGCAGCGCCGACATCAGCATTTAGTTTCCTGAGCAAATCAAGCACGACGACCGCCAGCTTACCAACTTCCACGGCGACAAAAACTACCAgcattttctcaaaaataaccCCAACCACCAACGGTACAAAAGCCACGGACAACGGCCTCTCTTCATCATCCAGCACTAAGCTTAACGACTCTTCAAAGCCAACCACCACGACCACccccaccaccaccaccagcAGCATCATCGCCAAGTCTACCAATAAAGTCGAGGAAGCTGCAAACAAAAACAAGGAGATATTCGCGATGTCGTCCGAGTACTACGCGAAGCTAAAGGACCTGAACCAAAGCGTGAGCCAGTGGATAAAAACCCACGTCGATTCGAACGCGTTTTGCATCCTGTCTCCAATTTTCCGCGACTACGAAAATCATCTCAAGATAATCCAGATCCAGTACGGCAAGTCTTGCGAAAAAGAAAAGTCTAGCCAAgaagaagaaaagaagaagAGTCCAAGTGGGATTTTCACATCTGGTCAATCCACAGCGTCAACTTCAGCCCCGGTATCTTCATCAGCATCAACTTCTGTTGAACTTCCGTCGAGTGACAAGCCACCAGCTTCTATCTTTAGGTCAACGCAATCCAAAAGTATCTTCAGCGGAATTTCCAGCGCGACATCTTCAGCTAAAGAATTGTCAAGCAATAAAGAAGCAGactctgataaaaataaaaatgctagttcaattgaaaaaaaatctctgACATTCCCACAGACAACTTCGCTGTTCAGCTTCGGAAGTTCTAATTCAGGATCTCCAGCAAGCTTCACTTTCGGATCAGCGAAGCCTCATAGCTTCAATATCGGCAAGTGCGTTCCCGAGGAGAGCAGGGATGAAGACAAAGACGATGAAGATGAACCGCCGAAGGTTGAAATTAAGCCTGTTACCGAAGAAGGAGCCATTTATGAAAAAAGGTGCAAAGtttatctgaaaaataaagaaactGGCGCGTTTAGCGACCGCGGAATTGGAGTTCTTTTCCTTAAGCCCACGCCGAATGAAAAAACACAGCTGATTGTACGCGCTGAGACCACTCTTGGGAACTTGCTGCTAAACACCTTGCTGACTAAAGCTgttcccactaagaaaattaataaaaacacaGTGATGCTGATGTGCTTGCCCCTTGCTGACTCCAAACCTCCTCCAGTTCCGGTTTACCTCAGGGTTAAGACTTCCGAGGACGCTGATGCTCTTCTGGAGGCTTTAgagagtaataaaaaatag